TGCCGCTCTTCGCAGCCATCCAAAACTTGCACAAAGTGAAATGGCATCGCCGATGTCGCTGAGACACTGCTCCACAAACCCTTCGCTCGGCGTCGTTTGCCGCCTCCATGGCCACTCCAAGCTTGGCCATGCAGCTCCGGGTCTCCCGGAACAGCTACTCATCGGAAGGAGacaagcaacagcagcagcagcagctgtagCAGTAGCTCTCCATGCCAAGGAAGCCATCTCCGGTTCGAGCGTCGCTTCCGCCTTGGAGTTCAGATTCACCGCTCCGGAACAGACACCCGAAGAAGCAGACGCGGTGGTGAAGATCCATGCAAGAGATCTGGTGCGGATAAAGGCTTTGATCGATTCGCAGTCATGGAGAGAAGCCCAGATCGCGCTTCGCGAGAGCTCGTCGTATCTGAAGCAGGATCTCTACACGATCATCCAAGCAAAGCCGGGAAGCCAGCGGCCACAGCTGAGGAAGCTCTACTCTCACCTCTTCAACGATGTCTCAAGTGTGAGTCCATTGTCTTCACGCTCTCGGTATGCTCCAGCTTCGCAAATGAAGCTTGAAATCTTTATCGTTTGTGCTGCAGCTGGATTATGCTGCCAGAGACAAAGATGCTCGCCGAGTTCAAGAGTGCTATGATAACATCGTTGCGACACTCAATGAGATTTTTGTTCTGATCTAACAAATGCAGACGTTGATGTTTGTTCTAttgcctctctctttctctctctttctctctctctctctctctctctctctctctctctctataacacTGTCTTTGTCAATCTATCTCTATCTATCCAGCGAATTTCCGAGAAAGACCTGATTCACTCTATGAAATTGATGAACCAATTCAATCCCCCATATGAGGATCTattaaaagaacaaaagaaatgaaCGTAGAGTTATGTAATCGATGTGTCAAAGCAGAATAATACCTCTACGCATTGGAATCAGCTAAGAGAGCGGCAATCGACAGAGAAGAGGCAATAATCTGAAACACGGGCGACCACAGTGGATCCGCTTGCAGATGGGTGGGCGCGAGAGAAACACGCAGGCGCGGGCAGAGGGACGACCACCGTGGGTACGCCGATAGAGTAACAGCAGTGATGGGTGGCGTTTGCCGTCGACTTGTGGAGAAGATGGTAGACGGCGACACCCTATAGGGGAGGAAGATggcagatggtgaggaagaagcggGCGCTTATTCAGAGCCGACTTAAATGGGCAACACCCTATAATGGGCCTTTTTATGGTGCCAAATTAGATTTGCAGGTCTTCTCTTGAGCTTGGGCATGGGGCCCAACAAGCACTCTTCTGTTGCTCTTCACATCTCACATCTATGCTCTTCATTCATTTTGACTGACTTCTTGATTCAAATTTGATTTGAATTTTGACTTCCTAACTTATATTCAACTAATTCAAGTGTACTTTGTGTCTCTACTTCTGTTACTTATTGCTActgttgaactcaattgggttataAATCTGTTCAAAGAACTCAACATCAActtcatcattatttttataatatattatgataatattggagctatctacttatgtgtcaatctagtATTCCAttcacgcatgaaacatattatcaTCCACTTCACGAGATCAAGTTATTAAAATATCAACTGTGTGTTTCTCACATAAatacagctgatcaactagcagactcactcataaAGCCTCTCACTCAtaaactatttttgttgcatcaaTCCAATATCGACATCCTTATAGGAGCTCAGTCTTACGAGGGATGATAGCAGAAAAGATTTCCGCACGAGAAAATCTCGTTGATCAATTAAGAAAATTTCTCTCTtctaacatatatataaataagataTTATATTCAACTAATTTAAAAATGCTTTGTCATTATATGATGTAAAGTAATTCACTTGTAACCAAATCATATATTTACTTATAGGCATTTCCTTCGGCCTTTCTTCTCTCGTTATCCCCACAACAGTGAACCAAGGGTAATTTGATCTCGATGATCGTAGCACCAACTTCAAGCTCTTTCCTGTGTAAGCATATGCGTGttattttcttctctctctctctctctctctctctctgaagatTACACATTGATTATCCCACACCAAGTGTGGGGAACAGTGCAATCTATGCCATCAAATTGGTATTGCAATCTATCCAGTAACTGGTGCTACCAGAATGAGTCATTTCAACTTGTCACTGGATGCATGGATAAACCTCGGAATCTTAGATAGGTCCCTTTATCTCCTCCGTATAGAAAGACTGTATACCACTGAAAGTTGATAGAAGCAGTGCTGTTCACTGGTTCATCAGTCTCCCACCGTTGAGCTCTCACACTCCAATAATGGCTTCACTCATGCAAGTTTCTATTTTGCCACAGTGCTTCGTTGATAGAGAGATGATGCCTTGGATGCAGACTAGAACCGTTAAAGCAGATGTGACTGAAACTAAGGATGTGAATGGCAATGGCAGGTACATGGCCATGCCGATGTCTATCTTCACATGCACTGTCCTCCGACCAGGGCATGCATGTTTATGTTTGTCCAAAGAAATCCACTGTTTGTGGATTGTGCTCCCCCTTGATGTGATTGAGAACTTGGATCGAGAAGAATGAATGCAGCCACTCATTCTGCTTGACAAGAATTCCAATCATTTTATCTAATAGTCACAGGAACATCACTGGGGCTGATCTCTGAAGAGCAATTGCAGAAGCAACTGCAGTTATGGAAGTGATTGCTTATATTTACTTCAACTAGTGCAGTAATACAAACTGGACTTGTGTTCCTCAAGTCTCATCGCTTAGGAATCCAAAGCTCAAGATGTAACAAGTTTGAGGATGAAGTGCCCACCCACAGGAGAGAAGAACAGTAACAACTGAGTGCATCATGAAGTCAGCAAATGGTTTTCTTTGTCCTTTCCGATAGTCAATAATGAAGCAGCCTTTTCTCAGCTCAAaaaaagtatttctctttaaaccaaTTATCAATGTCAGATTGTGATCCAATCAACTAAACTTATGTTATATATAATGGTATTATGTTATCCTTAGTTTATTCCTAATTCTTCTCATGCTAAATTTTCTTCTAATTGTTACCATAATTTAATCTTATACATTGCACACAGTGTTCACATGGATATATGTGAATTAATATGACCAAACACTTGCAGTTCCTGAGAAGGCACACAAATAATGACTCATGACCTACTAAAAAGAATGCATTCAACCTTAGCTCAGACAGACAGACTAAATTATACTGAAAGGTTGGCTTATCAATCAAGGAGGAGAGGAGTATAAAATGATTGGCTTATAGATCGGTCCATGTCTTTGCACAAGGGAGGGCCTGGCCAAACTGGCAAACTAGGAAGACTCCAAAAGAGACCATgaaataaagaaagaagaaatctAGACAACTAAGTCTAATACAAAGACACCAGCCAACCACAAGAGGAAAGCAATCCAGCATGAGATGACACCCGTGTCTAATGAAATGTTTGCACTAGATTTTTTCCCAAAGCAGGTGGGTCATGGCTGCTTCCTCTCCTCTCCCTTGGCCATGTAATCTTTCCTGAGAACTGTTCCACATGAATGGTATGCTTTTTCTCTGTGTATGTATGTGCAGTGGAATTCTCCATGACAGGAGAAGACAAACAATTAAAGAAGCCTTCATGAGATTCTGCAAGTCATGCTGGGCTCATCTTGTCTGTGATTCCCTAAGATCAATTTTGTAAGATTGAACCCAGTATCTTTGTTACACCGTACTCTTTGATCCCTAAAAGTCATTCTCCTTTTAGTCCATGTTGTGTGCTATAAACTAAAGAAACTTAATGAGATCGATATATATACACACAGCATAACTCGAGCTAAAGAAGATAGATCAGTAGGAGAATAAACACTTGGGATATTCTTATCTACTTGCTATATGACTGACATGACTGGCCAAACCTATGAGATCTTTAAAGAGGTTACCTTCCTCCTTTAACCCATACATGTAATCTACTTTGCAGCCAAATGATCTCATAAAGGCATAGGATTTGTACCTTTGGTGAGGCTTTTGGTAGTCCTACGAAATCTATATCTCAAAACAAGGATGTGATCGTTGACTAATTTGACACTGTGGGCATGTTCCTTGTGATAAAGTGAGAAGTCACAAAGGGGCAAAAAAGTGTCCTGGAAATGACTGATGAAATCTGCTTGATACAAA
The DNA window shown above is from Musa acuminata AAA Group cultivar baxijiao chromosome BXJ2-4, Cavendish_Baxijiao_AAA, whole genome shotgun sequence and carries:
- the LOC103977025 gene encoding psbQ-like protein 3, chloroplastic — protein: MASPMSLRHCSTNPSLGVVCRLHGHSKLGHAAPGLPEQLLIGRRQATAAAAAVAVALHAKEAISGSSVASALEFRFTAPEQTPEEADAVVKIHARDLVRIKALIDSQSWREAQIALRESSSYLKQDLYTIIQAKPGSQRPQLRKLYSHLFNDVSSLDYAARDKDARRVQECYDNIVATLNEIFVLI